The following are from one region of the Arcobacter defluvii genome:
- a CDS encoding mechanosensitive ion channel family protein, translated as MIKKLGILLLFICFAFAVEDTNNTVGKKDKAEVKKIEQNIMQEKQQEAQKLEEEKKLQEIEEQKTKEQNMQNIAQINILLEKIARIDFELKDNILLKRYSNYLSYSKISAELESLKDSLKRKSNTTDEQVYQLHNKIRVKENELELIDEYKGSPIGALINPPEIEKYENITNPFGIINALSHIKKLENNKKMFKNLDYEIDNLVTKLEEELVIYLELFNLDSKPEYKDKITFLDKQKKDFSMVLDIVSTTEEVYTRKIEQVILEIKNQVSQQGQKLLIIFIIIVVLSIFAFLVKLALKKYFSQNENYYMINKIINFTLVFLIVMVILFSYIDNVSYLVTILGFASAGIAIALKDWFMSIFGWMVIVTSGSIQVGDRIKVSKGNVETVGDVLDISLFKITIREDITLTSYTTNRRTGRIFFIPNNYIFSELIANYTHSGLRTVWDGIDIAITFDSNHKKAQKIAREILKHYSKGYTDITRKQLSKMRNKYQLRATGVEPRVFTFVEPHGIVISSWYLTNSYAALVLRSTISPEILDAFMKEDDIHIAYPTQQININRTDNAYGPAMKSKRVPKDLEDEIIRR; from the coding sequence TTGATTAAAAAATTAGGAATTTTATTATTATTTATTTGTTTTGCATTTGCAGTTGAAGATACAAACAATACTGTTGGTAAAAAAGACAAAGCAGAAGTTAAAAAAATTGAACAAAATATAATGCAAGAGAAACAGCAAGAAGCTCAAAAATTGGAAGAAGAAAAAAAACTTCAAGAAATAGAAGAGCAAAAAACTAAAGAGCAAAATATGCAAAATATCGCTCAAATAAATATTTTGCTTGAAAAAATTGCAAGAATAGATTTTGAATTAAAAGATAATATTTTATTAAAAAGATATTCTAACTATTTATCTTATAGTAAAATTTCAGCTGAACTTGAAAGTTTAAAAGATAGTTTAAAAAGAAAATCAAATACAACAGATGAACAAGTATATCAATTACATAATAAAATTCGTGTAAAAGAGAATGAATTAGAGTTGATTGATGAGTATAAAGGTTCACCAATTGGAGCTTTAATAAATCCTCCTGAAATTGAGAAATATGAAAATATCACAAATCCTTTTGGAATAATAAATGCTTTATCTCATATTAAGAAACTTGAAAATAATAAAAAAATGTTTAAAAACTTAGATTATGAAATAGATAATTTAGTGACAAAATTAGAAGAAGAGTTAGTTATTTATTTAGAATTATTTAATCTTGATTCTAAGCCAGAATACAAAGATAAAATTACTTTTTTAGATAAACAAAAAAAAGACTTCTCAATGGTTTTGGATATTGTATCTACTACAGAAGAAGTATATACAAGAAAAATTGAGCAAGTTATTTTAGAAATAAAAAATCAAGTTTCTCAACAAGGACAAAAGTTATTAATCATTTTTATAATAATAGTTGTTTTATCAATATTCGCTTTTTTAGTAAAACTTGCACTTAAAAAATATTTTTCTCAAAATGAAAACTATTATATGATAAACAAGATAATCAATTTTACTTTGGTATTTTTGATTGTGATGGTAATTTTATTTTCATATATAGATAATGTTTCATATCTTGTAACTATCCTTGGATTTGCATCTGCTGGGATTGCTATTGCTTTAAAAGATTGGTTTATGTCTATTTTTGGTTGGATGGTTATTGTAACATCTGGATCTATTCAAGTTGGAGATAGAATAAAAGTTAGTAAAGGAAATGTTGAAACTGTTGGAGATGTTTTAGATATCTCTTTATTTAAAATCACAATTAGGGAAGATATTACTTTAACTTCATATACAACAAATAGAAGAACAGGAAGAATTTTCTTTATTCCAAATAACTATATTTTTTCTGAATTAATAGCAAACTATACCCATTCAGGTTTAAGAACAGTTTGGGATGGAATTGATATAGCAATTACTTTTGATTCAAATCATAAAAAAGCACAAAAAATAGCAAGAGAGATTTTAAAACATTATTCAAAAGGTTATACAGATATAACAAGAAAACAACTTTCAAAAATGAGAAATAAATATCAATTGCGCGCAACTGGAGTTGAACCAAGAGTATTTACATTTGTTGAACCTCATGGAATAGTAATATCTTCTTGGTATTTAACAAATTCTTATGCAGCACTTGTATTAAGAAGTACGATAAGTCCAGAAATACTTGATGCATTTATGAAAGAAGATGATATTCATATTGCATATCCAACTCAACAAATTAATATTAATAGAACAGATAATGCGTATGGTCCAGCAATGAAAAGTAAAAGAGTTCCAAAAGATTTGGAAGACGAAATAATAAGAAGATAA
- the mtaB gene encoding tRNA (N(6)-L-threonylcarbamoyladenosine(37)-C(2))-methylthiotransferase MtaB, giving the protein MNFSQTKPKVYFKTFGCRTNVFDTQVMMSNLKDFEVTQEEKDADVVVINSCTVTNSADSTARGYINSLKKLPKTPRVVFTGCGVWTKGETLFKEDKVDSLFGHSEKEKINELLLQEERFFQAGDLTHIDETIVEEFVGKSRAFIKIQEGCDFRCSYCIIPYVRGDARSYSEDKILEQVTTLAANGFGEFILTGTNVGSYGKKQHTSLAKLLKKMALIKGVRRIRMGSIEPIQIDDEFKELINEPFMAKHLHIALQHTSKEMLQIMNRRNKVLSDLELFEFLRDNGYALGTDFIVGHPGETEKIWKEAMENLHKFPLTHVHAFTYSKRDGTPSATMKPEIKGDIAKIRYNELTSIIEQKNYEFRKANTKTLEVLVEQEKNGKYIGLDQFFNQIEIDSPVDLVGDWVFLDDYEVRLEKNVARFK; this is encoded by the coding sequence ATGAATTTTTCACAAACTAAACCAAAAGTATATTTTAAAACTTTTGGTTGTAGAACAAATGTATTTGATACTCAAGTTATGATGAGTAATTTAAAAGATTTTGAAGTAACACAAGAAGAAAAAGATGCTGATGTAGTTGTAATAAACTCTTGTACAGTTACAAATAGTGCAGATAGCACAGCACGTGGTTATATAAACTCTTTAAAAAAACTTCCAAAAACTCCAAGAGTTGTTTTTACTGGATGTGGAGTTTGGACAAAGGGAGAGACACTTTTTAAAGAAGATAAAGTTGATTCTTTATTTGGACATTCAGAAAAAGAAAAAATCAATGAATTATTACTGCAAGAAGAGAGATTTTTTCAAGCTGGTGATTTAACTCATATTGATGAAACAATCGTTGAAGAGTTTGTTGGTAAAAGTAGAGCATTTATCAAAATCCAAGAAGGATGTGATTTTAGATGTTCATATTGTATTATTCCTTATGTAAGGGGAGATGCAAGAAGTTATAGTGAAGATAAAATTTTAGAGCAAGTTACAACATTGGCTGCAAATGGTTTTGGTGAATTTATTTTAACTGGAACAAATGTTGGAAGTTATGGAAAAAAACAACATACAAGTCTTGCAAAACTTCTTAAAAAAATGGCACTAATTAAAGGTGTTAGACGTATAAGAATGGGAAGCATTGAACCTATTCAAATTGATGATGAATTTAAAGAGTTGATAAATGAGCCATTTATGGCAAAACATCTTCACATTGCCCTTCAACATACTTCAAAAGAGATGTTACAAATTATGAATAGAAGAAATAAAGTTTTATCTGATTTAGAACTTTTTGAATTTTTAAGAGATAATGGTTATGCTTTAGGAACTGATTTTATCGTTGGACATCCAGGGGAGACTGAAAAAATTTGGAAAGAAGCAATGGAAAATCTACATAAATTTCCTCTAACTCATGTTCATGCTTTTACTTATTCAAAAAGAGATGGAACACCAAGCGCAACAATGAAACCAGAGATAAAAGGTGATATTGCAAAAATCAGATATAATGAACTAACTAGCATAATAGAACAAAAAAATTATGAATTTAGAAAAGCTAATACAAAAACTTTAGAAGTTTTAGTTGAGCAAGAAAAAAATGGAAAATATATAGGTTTAGATCAATTCTTTAATCAAATTGAAATCGATTCTCCTGTTGATTTAGTTGGAGATTGGGTCTTTTTAGACGATTATGAAGTGAGGCTTGAAAAAAATGTTGCAAGATTCAAATAA